The region GCAGGCCAACGCTGCCCCGGCCTGGTGGTGGTTGGCAGAGGTCTActtgggaaggggagagggccgCGGGGCGCGTCCCCAGAGAGCGCAGGAAGGGGTCTGCACCCTGAGCCACGCCCCCTAGAAAAAGATGACATCTTCCTTGCTGGCTTCTTCCTTGTCGAGTGGTGTGGAGAACAGGGCCACGGGTGGGAAGGATGCCCCCCAGGCCTTGAGGGTGAAGTACTCGTTGGGGACATCAGCCAGGACCGGgcatggggctgggaggcaggagtCTGGAAGAGAGAGGGGGCTGTGGGTGTCAGGAGCTGCCAGGCACTGAGGgtgccagggggtgggggtggggtgcaggccGGCTCACCTGGGGGCGGTGTGGAGCTGCGCGGGACGGGACTCAGCGAGCGGCGGCCTCGAGAGGCGTTCTCCTCTTTGCCCATGAACTTGTTGAGAAGCAGTGGCTGCTTCAGGTCAAATGAGGCTGGAAGCGGGAGGAAGGTGCCAGCTGGGGTGCTCGGCCTCGCTCCAGGCACAGGAGCGCTCTGCGGACCTGGGCCAGGGCCTCATCCCACTTCTCGCCCACACTTTCCCCAGCGCCCGTTCCCAGGAATAGACCCCACTCAGACGTTAGGCCCCAAATTCAGTGACAAAATCCAGGGCAGACACCCCTGCCCAACCACAGAAGGCCCTGGAGTCATTCAACCTTTGGACGAGAGGCCCTGTGACCCTGCTGCCCAGTGGTCCTGGGACACAGGACCTGCTCCCCAGGAATGTCCCAGGGACTCTCCCCCTGGGCCTTCCCTACCAGGGCCAGCTGGCTGCAGGGTGCTCTGGTGCAAGGGCTGAGCACGCCATCGGTGAAGCAAGGACACCAGCAGAGCTGGCAGCACCTGGACCAGCGCAGGGCGGGGCTCGGTGGGGCAGCGGTAGCATTGATCACTGTGCAACTTCCTGCCCGACTTCCCGCCCGGGGTGACTAACTGCGCAAAGGTTTCCAAGGCTCGTTTCTGAATCACCAGCGCGGTCCCTTGTCCCTGATCCCAGTTTGAGGGCCAAGGCGGGAACAGAGCTGAGGTttgatgtttccatttttttgctcTTTGAGATGAAAGACCTCCACGTGTTGGGGGGGAGGGAGCAGCCTCAGCTGCCTCACCAGTTGTGCCTTGGGGTTTCCTCCCGATGCCCCCTCCGAAGGCGAGGGGCCAGGCAGGCCCTGGGCAAGGTAGGGAGGGGGCTGCCAGGAGGCCCCGACTCACCTGAGCTCTCCGAACGGTGGGAGCCCCGGCTCTTGCCGCCCTTGTCCTTGCCGCCCTTGGTGGAGGCGGCCAGCTTGGTGGGGATCTGCTGCTGCACGGCCGCCTGCCTCTGGATCTGGTTAGTGGCGCTGAGCAGCTGGATGGGCACGTCGCTCTTGGCTGGCCGACCCTCAGCCGGGGTGCTGTCCCTGCGGCTCACCTCGGGGCGCTCTGCGTACTCAGGCCCGGCACCAGAGAGCAGCGAGCTCACCCGGGGCCGTGGCGCTTTAGGCAGGGCCGCGGACCCTTCCAGCCCTTCCCCGTTGAAGCTGGGAGTGTGGCTGGGGGGCTGGGCCTGAAAGAGCGCCAGAAGACACCAATGCTGGTTCCTTCGGGCAGCCCTTCCGTGTCCCGACAAGGAGCCACGCCCCGCAGATTTGCATGGCGCTGCGGGCCAGCCTCGTCCCGCACTCTGCCGGCTCCCGGGTGGGGCGGGGTTTTTGGAGATGGTTGGACCTGGCCTGCCTGCCCGCCCAACTCCCGGGTGAGGGGTGGCTTAACGGAAGCTTCTTAGCTGGGAGGGTCAGGTCTGGGTAGAGACTGACGCTGGTCCGACGGAGCTGCCATTTACCGCCTGCCCCCCAAATACATACACACCCACGCAAGTGCTCATGCACTCACAACTCACAGACACGCCCGCGCCCGCGCGGGCCCAGGGCGCACCCCCGGCGCTCACCTCCGCAAGCACCTCGGGCGGCAGCGCCCCGGCCGCCCCGGACACCGTGTTCTGCTTCTTCACTCTGCGCAGCAGTTCCAGCCGCTCGCGCTCCCGCTCCACGGCGCGCTGGGCTTCGCGCAGCCGCTCCAGGTCGTGCTGGTAGGCCTGGCGCTGGCGCTCCAGCTCTTCGCGCTCCTGGCTCAGCTGCTCCTGCAGCCGCAGCGCCTCGCTCTCGCGCTGCTGCAGCCGCGCCGAGGCCAGGCCCAGCTCCTGGCGCTCGCGCTCCCGCTCGCGCTCCCAGCGCTGCTGCTCCAGCCGCAGCTGGCCCTGCAGCTTCTGCACGCCCGCCAGCTCCTCCCGCTGCTTCTCGAAGTTGCGCTGCCGCTCCTGCTCCAGCAGCAGGTTCCCGCGCGTCGACTGCAGCCGGAACTGCTTCTCCCGCTCCTGGAGGGCCGCCCTCTGCGTCTCCACGTAGCTGTCCTGCTGGGCGATGAccgcctgggggaggggagggccggtGAGCGGCCGGCTTCAGGAAGAGCCCGGCCTTCCCCCAGACCACAGCCTCAAGCCGGAGAAGGGCACGTGCAGCCTGCCACGCTCCCCAAAAGCCACGTACCTGGAGGCTGAGGAGCAGCTGGGACAGTGTCTGGATCCGCCGGACGAGCTGCTGAGAAAAGGAGAGGGACGTTGGCGCTCTGCAGGAAGCCCCGCCGGGCGTGCGTGCCGGCCCTGGGGGGACGCACAAGCCCGCGCTTACCTCCGACTCCAGGAGGGCGGGCAGCCGGGGGCTGGGCTCAGCACCTGGTGCCTCCGCCTGTGGAAACACGGCATCACAGCTCAGAGAGCTTCTAAGGGCCAATCCAACTCGAGCGGGACACGCGTATTATAGCTAAGGCATCCCCTTAGCATGGGACAGGCCCCCGCCTGCTCGTCTGACGTGTGCCAGCCTTGGTGTCTGGAAACTGAGGGCGCAGGGTGGGCGCAGGGTGGCCTCCGGGAGGTGCGAGGGTGGCGGGCGGGCGGGCTGGGCCCGCCGTGTGGGAGGCTCTTAGCCTGGCCGCGGGGGGGTGGGCTGGCAGGGGGTGGTTGTCAGAAGAGCCCAGGCCTCAGACCTCAGAGGTGGCCAGAGGCAGCCAGCCTCCAACTCTGACCCCAGCGCTTGGCAAGGGTGGGCCTTCTGAGTCAAAGGACGGAACAGCCAGTGACCTCGGCAcccggccgggggcgggggggtcggGGCAGGACACCTGTGCAGACTGAAAGCTCGTGGTCCCCACACGGTGGCTCTCACCTGTTGCTGAGGCCGCCGCCCTGAGCCcgcccctctcctgcctcccaccCCGCCCTTGCCGGGGCCTGCAGGAGGAACCAGGAGGGTCACCTGGCCACATGTCAATCTGCACATTAACTATTAGTCACCGTCAACCGGGACGACGCTGCTCACTATTTGCCCTGAGACGGAAAAACCAGACAAGCCAAGCACAGGCTGTTCCCCCTCACTGACGATAATTAAAAGCACTGGGGCCGACTCTGTATGGAGCTCGGGAACATCCCAAGGAGGCAGCGTACCGCCTGCGGTGCTTCCTCGGAGGCCCCCGGGGTGTCGCCGGGCCTCGAGTCCGGGCTGCCCGCGGCGCCCTGCCAGTCTCGGAGGCTGGGGTTGCTGCTGCAGACGTTCTTCTGAAAACTGCCATCTGAAACCCCAAGCCAGGCGCATGAGATGCCGCGGGTCCCGAGGGGTCTGCATGCCCTgttccccaccccgcccccagcctaGGTAGGAATCGTGGCCGGGCTGCTGCCTTCCGAcctgggcagaaagggcggcatctGGGGCTCAGAGACCAGCAGCAGGAACTGGCCGGGGTGCTGCTGTCAGAATGTGACTCACCACCCCTGGAAAGTTCCAGAACCCTGACCCCGGAGAGTTTACAGAAGGTTGAGGGGAATCAGCAGCAGAGATGCTGAACAGCAAACGCCTGGGCTTTGCCAAGAATGCTTTGTGAAGGGAACGTTTTAAGAAACTGCACATCCTCCCGCACCCGCCGACCTCCTGGGGTCCCGAGAAGCCCCAGCCCCGAGAGGAGGCGGCGCCACTCACTCTTGCCGGGGCTGCCGGCGCTGTCGTAGCCCCCGGAGGCCTCCACCCTCCGAGCTGGGGACAAGGAGCCACCCCCGTCATCCACCTGGCCGTTGGTGCTGCCCAGCCGCCTGCAGATCAGGCTCTGGATGTCCTCGACTGTGGAAGGAGATGGAGGGGAACCAAGTCACCCGCGGCCCTGCCGTGGGCATCAGAGCAGGGTGCAGAGACCCGGGCCACGGCCTCGCAGGGTGTCGGTCACCCCCTCTGACTCTGTGCACCCCCTACACAGGTACTGCACCCAGGATGTGCCAATCTGTATCTACACGAGGCCGGACCTTGGGGCGCTCCGGGCCCTGAGCCTGGGGCTGCGCTGGGCCTAGGAGGGAACTCGGTGTGGCCACTGCCTGTGTGCTGACAGCCATACAGAAGGTCAGGGGCCATGGGAGGTGGCCTTGGGGGAGCAGGGCTGGTCACATAAGGTGCTCGAGGACAGACGGGCTTTGGCCaggtgaggaggtggggagacTATTCTAGGCCGAGGCACAGGACATGAGAGGGTCTCGGGAGCCCAAGAACAGTGGTGACTGGAGACATGGGAGGCATGGCCGGAGGGAGCAAGGCTGAGCAGGGGCACCGTCCAAGCGGGACCCCTCTGGCCTTTTCACTCCGATGGAAAAttctggagggcagggctgtgtctgtcTCGCCTGACGTTGAAAGAACAGTgctggccctcctgcctgactgcccaGCAGGAGCACATGCCCTGGCCTAGCATGGGGCTCAGCAGCTGCGTGGAAGTTTCTAGGAGCTCCGCAAGGACCCTGTCAGCTCCTGGAAGCAGGCTGCTTACCGGCCAGTGCCCTCCCGTGGCTGTGCGGCCAGAAGCCCCTGAAACAACCCaccaaatgtgtatgtgtgtatttttctggGGACAGCATCAGTGACCCACTCATCAGAAAAGAGGAACCGTCTCAGTCAATTTGAGACCCCCGGGTCCAGCACCGGgagtgtttgttgagtgaataggAGATGGTACTGTAAATCTGCAGAGAGGGGTCTGCACCCGACTGGGTCCAAGGACCTTCCAGCTCTAAGCAGAATAGAGGCAGGCAGAATCGTGCCCGGACAGGGTGGCCTGTGGGCCCCACGGGGCTGTGTGCCCAGCCTGGGGTCTCCCAGGAGCCCACCAGGCAGCACAGGGAGGGCTGGCCGGCGCTCAGCGAGGGCTGGTGGCTACTTACTCTCACTCATGGCCGACTTGAGAATCAGCTCCCCCTGCAGGTTCTCGGGGGGGTCCCCTCCCCGGAAGAGGAGCCGAGCCGGGGCGAGGTCCTCGAGGCCGCTCATCTCAGCCATCTCCAGGTAGATGTGCTGCTTCTCGCTGAGGCTCTGGGCGATCTGCTGGTCTTTAATGTTAAGTCGCTCTGCAAAGTGGCAATGGGTGTGGGGTTCGGCCTCCTCTGCGGTAGTTTCCCCCAGGAGCTGGTATAAGGATGCCTCACAGGGCCAGGCGGGCCTCTGGGAACCCTGCTGACCCACACCCTGTCCGGAGCTGGACCTCTCCCTTCGTCCAACATTCCCGACCAGCAGGCAAGCGTGTGGCCCTGTCTCCAGCTTACTTCCCTCAATTATAAAAATCAGACacggtggggggatgggggaggaccATAACGGGCTGATTTTTATTAGTTTGGGACAAACTGAGAGCCTTATGAGACTTAGTTTTCTAATCTTCTTACAAGTCTCTgggttttatactttttttttttggccgcaccacgaggcatgcgggatcttagttccctgaccaggggttgaacccgggccccctgcaatggaagctgggagtcttaaccactggaccaccagggaagtccctatacctCTTTTTTGCTGCCATGACTACGACTTATTTTACTAGACTTTCTCACTGGTGATTGCTAGTATAAATATACACATCCCGTTCAGCTAAATTATTGAGCTCTCTTACATTTCAAAtagttttccagttgattctacAGGATTTCCTAGGCAGataatcatgtcacctgcaaaaaATAATTCTGCCACCTCCCTACCACTCGTGATCTCTTACTTCTGCTTCTTCCCTTACTACCCTGGCTGGAACGTCCAGGAGGAAGATACTAATGGTGagagtgggggggtggggggccctgCCTCGCTCCTGACTTTGATGGGAGtgtccctgacggtccagtgtaAAAGACGAGATGGCTTTTGGTCCAAGATAATAAAGGAGATCTTGGTGAAGGAAACATCTATTTCTAATTCACTAAGACTCTTGTCGGGAGTGGGTGATGAGGAGACGTTCCTGTATGATTCTGTGGTATCCGTGGAGATGCATCTGTGCAGGGCATGTATTTTATTACCCTCTGACAGAAATAAGAGTTAGAACGGGACACACTGGGGAGGAGGTGAACCAGCGCAGAGGGACCAGCGGAGCCCTGACAACATTGGAACAGCCCTGAGGCTGAGTGGATGTTGGTCTTCTACCTCTATttgccgtgtggctgacagggtcttggtgctccagcctggtgtcaggcctgagcctctgaggtgggagagctgagttcaggacattggaccaccagagacctcctggctccacgtaatatcaactggcaagagctctcccagagatttccgtctcaacgctaagactcgGCCAGCTCCACCCGATGGCCAGCAAGCTCTAGCGCTGggcgccccatgccaaacaactagcaagacaggaacacaaccccacccattagcagagaggctgcctaaaatcataataagttcacagacaccccaacacacaccaccagatgcggccctgcccaccagaaagacaagatccaggcccacccaccagaacacaggtaggcaccagtcccctccaccaggaagcctacacaagccagtgaaccaacctcacccactgggggaagacaccaaaaacaacgggaactacgaacctgcagcctgggaaaaggagaccccaaacacagtaagttaaacaaaatgagaagacagagaaacacacagcagatgaaggagcaaggtaaaaacgcaccagaccaaacaaatgaagaggaaatagacagtctacctgaaaaagaattcagagtaatgatagtaaagatgatccaaaatcttggaaatagaatggaaaaaatacaagaaacgtttaacaagaacctagaagaaccaaagagcaaacaaacaatgatgaacaacacaataaatgaaattaaaaatactgtagaagggttcaatagcagaataactgaggcagaagaacagataagtgacctggaagataaaatagtggaaataactaccacacagcagaataaacaaaaaagaatgaaaagaattgaggacagtctcagagacctctgggacaacattaaacccaacaacatgcgaattataggggtcccagaagaagaagagaaaaaaaagggactgagaaaatatttgaagagattatagttgaaaacttccctaatatgggaaaggaaatagtcaatcaagtccagaaagcacagagagtcccatacaggataaacccaaggagaaatacgccaagacacacattaatcaaactgtcaaaaattaaatacaaagaaaacatattaaaagcagcaagggaaaagcaacaacatacaagggaatccccataaggttaacagctgatctttcagcagaaactctgcaagccagaagggagtggcaggacatactgaaagtgatgaaagggaaaaatctgcaaccaagattactctacccaacaaggatctcattcaggttcgacggagaaattaaaacctttacagacaagcaaaagctaagagaattcagcaccaccaaaccagctttacaacaaatgctaaaggaacttctctaggcaggaaacataagagaaggaaaagacctacaaaaacaaacccaaaacaattaagaaaatggtaataggaacatacatatcgataatcaccttaaatgtaaatggattaaatgtgccaaccaaaagacacagactggctgaatggatacaaaaacaaggcctgtatatatgctgtccagaagagacccacttcagacctagggacacatacagactgaaagtgaggggatggaaaaagatattccacgcaaatggaaaccaaaagaaagctggagtagcaattctcatgtcagacaaaatagactttaaaataaggactattacaagagacaaagaaggacactacataatgatcaagggatcaatccaagaagaagatataacaattataaatatttaggtacccaacataggagcacgtcaatacataaggacaatgctaacagccataaaaagggaaactgacagtaacacaatcatagtagaggactttagcacccccctttcaccaatggacagatcatccaaaatgaaaataaataaggaaacacaagatgttttaataatgaaacattagacaagatggacttaattgatatttatagggcattccatccaaaaacaacagaatacactttcttctcaagtgctcatggaacattctccaggatagatcatatcttgggtcacaaaacaagccttggtaaatttaagaaaattgaaattttattaggtatcttttccaaccacaatgctatgagactagatatcaattataggaaaaaaactctaaaaaaatacaaacacatggaggctaaacaatacactactaaataaccaaggaaaaaaaaataataaccaagagatcactgaagaaatcaaagaggaaatcaaaaaatacctagaaacaaatgacaatgaaaacatgacgacccaaaacctatgggacacagcaaaagcagttctaagagggaagtttatagcaatacaatcctacgtcgagaaacaagaaaaatctcaaataaacaacctaaccttacacctaaagcaattagacaaagaagaacaaaaaatccccaaagttagcagaaggaaagaaatcataaagatcagataggaaataaatgaaaaagaaattaaggaaacaatagcaaagatcaataaaactaaaacctggttcattgaaagataaacaaaattgacaaatcattagccagattcatcaagaaaaaagagaagactcaaatcaacagaattagaaatgaaaaaggacatgtaacaactgacattgcagaaatacaaaggatcatgagagattactactacaagcaactatatgcaaataaaatgcacaacctggaagaaacggacaaattcttagaaaagcacaaccttccagactgaaccaggaagaaatagaaaatataaacagactaaacagactaatcacaagcactgaaattgaaactgtgattaaaaatcttccaacaaacaaaagcccaggaccagatggcttcacaggcagattctatcaaacatatagagaagagctaacgcttgtccttgtcaaactcttccaaaatatagcagagggaggaacactcccaatctcattctacgaggccaccatcaccctgataccaaaaccagacaaagatgtcacaaaaaaagaaaactacaggccaatatcactgatgaatatagatgcaaaaatcctcaacaaaatactagcaaacagaatccaacagcacattaaatcatgatcaagtgggatttatcccaggaatgcaaggattcttcaatatatgcaaaacaatcattgtgatacaccatattaacaaattgaaggataaaaatcatatgatcatctccatggatgcagaaaaagcttttgacaaaattcagtacccatttatgataaaaactctccatacagtaggcacagagggaacctacctcaacataataaaggccatatatgacaaaccaacagccagcatcgttctcaatggtgaaaaactgaaaccatttcctctaagatcaggaacaagacaaggttgcccactttcatgatgattattcaatgtagttttggaagttttagccacaacaatcaa is a window of Globicephala melas chromosome 3, mGloMel1.2, whole genome shotgun sequence DNA encoding:
- the ARHGEF18 gene encoding rho guanine nucleotide exchange factor 18 isoform X2, producing MTVSQKGGPQPAPSPAGTGTRLGPVTGEMDETDTVSLKFKQAADDSLSLTSLNADSVFIEDPYTASLRREIEADAHEFEAESWSLSVDPAYVKKQKREVVKRQDVLYELMQTEAHHVRTLKIMLKVYSRALREELQFSPKTVSLLFPGADDLLEVHGHFLSRLKERRQESLEEGSDRNYIVQKIGDLLVQQFSGENGERMKEKYGVFCSGHNEAVSHYKLLLQQNKKFQNLIKRIGNFSIVRRLGVQECILLVTQRITKYPVLVERIIQNTEADSEDHKDLTQALNLIKGIISQVDARVSECEKGQRLREIAGKMDLKSSSKLKNGLTFRKEDMLQRQLHLEGTLCWKTTSGRLKDVLAVLLTDVLLLLQEKDQKYVFASVDSKRPIISLQKLIVREVANEEKAMFLISASLHGPEMYEIYTSSKEDRNTWMAHIRRAVESCPDEEEGPYSEAEEERKMVEARAVRLRDFQERLNIKDQQIAQSLSEKQHIYLEMAEMSGLEDLAPARLLFRGGDPPENLQGELILKSAMSEIEDIQSLICRRLGSTNGQVDDGGGSLSPARRVEASGGYDSAGSPGKNGSFQKNVCSSNPSLRDWQGAAGSPDSRPGDTPGASEEAPQAAEAPGAEPSPRLPALLESEQLVRRIQTLSQLLLSLQAVIAQQDSYVETQRAALQEREKQFRLQSTRGNLLLEQERQRNFEKQREELAGVQKLQGQLRLEQQRWERERERERQELGLASARLQQRESEALRLQEQLSQEREELERQRQAYQHDLERLREAQRAVERERERLELLRRVKKQNTVSGAAGALPPEVLAEAQPPSHTPSFNGEGLEGSAALPKAPRPRVSSLLSGAGPEYAERPEVSRRDSTPAEGRPAKSDVPIQLLSATNQIQRQAAVQQQIPTKLAASTKGGKDKGGKSRGSHRSESSASFDLKQPLLLNKFMGKEENASRGRRSLSPVPRSSTPPPDSCLPAPCPVLADVPNEYFTLKAWGASFPPVALFSTPLDKEEASKEDVIFF